The following proteins are encoded in a genomic region of Debaryomyces hansenii CBS767 chromosome G complete sequence:
- a CDS encoding DEHA2G19140p (highly similar to uniprot|P32288 Saccharomyces cerevisiae YPR035W GLN1 Glutamine synthetase (GS) synthesizes glutamine from glutamate and ammonia) has product MVSITEQTAILAKYLDLSQNGKVLAEYVWIDADGNSRSKCKTLDKKPSSVEDLPEWNFDGSSTGQAPGHDSDVYLRPVAFYADPFRKGDNIIVLTECWNNDGTPNKFNHRHESAKLMKAHADEEVWFGLEQEYTLFDQFDQPYAWPKGGFPAPQGPYYCGVGTGKVYARDLIEAHYRACLHAGVDISGINAEVMPSQWEFQVGPCEGIQMGDELWIARYLLQRVAEEFGVKVSFHPKPLKGEWNGAGCHTNVSTKSMRLPGGMKSIEVALSKLAKRHKEHMLLYGADNDQRLTGRHETASIEGFSSGVANRGASVRIPRSVAKEGYGYFEDRRPASNIDPYLVTGIMVETICGSIPDADMFKEYARESSD; this is encoded by the coding sequence ATGGTGTCGATTACAGAACAAACTGCTATTTTAgccaaatatttggatCTTTCTCAAAACGGTAAGGTGTTAGCCGAATACGTGTGGATTGATGCTGATGGTAACTCTAGATCTAAGTGTAAAACATTAGACAAGAAGCCAAGCTCAGTTGAAGATTTACCAGAATGGAACTTTGACGGTTCTTCTACCGGTCAAGCTCCTGGTCATGATTCCGATGTGTATTTAAGACCAGTCGCATTCTACGCAGATCCTTTCAGAAAGGGTGACAACATCATTGTTTTAACCGAATGTTGGAACAACGACGGTACTCCAAACAAGTTCAACCACAGACACGAATCTGCTAAGTTAATGAAGGCCCATGCTGATGAAGAAGTCTGGTTCGGTTTAGAGCAAGAATACACCTTATTCGACCAATTTGACCAACCATACGCATGGCCAAAGGGTGGTTTCCCAGCTCCACAAGGTCCTTACTACTGTGGTGTCGGAACCGGTAAGGTTTACGCCAGAGACTTAATTGAAGCTCACTACAGAGCTTGTCTTCACGCCGGTGTCGATATTTCTGGTATCAACGCTGAAGTCATGCCATCACAATGGGAATTCCAAGTCGGTCCTTGTGAAGGTATCCAAATGGGTGACGAGTTATGGATTGCTCGTTACTTGTTACAAAGAGTCGCCGAAGAATTCGGTGTTAAGGTTTCTTTCCATCCAAAGCCTTTGAAAGGTGAATGGAACGGTGCTGGTTGTCACACTAATGTTTCTACCAAGTCTATGAGATTACCAGGTGGTATGAAGAGTATAGAAGTTGCTTTATCTAAATTAGCAAAGAGACATAAGGAACATATGTTGTTATACGGTGCTGATAATGATCAAAGATTAACAGGTCGTCATGAGACTGCTTCTATCGAAGGTTTCTCATCTGGTGTTGCTAACAGAGGTGCTTCTGTTAGAATCCCAAGATCTGTTGCCAAGGAAGGCTATGGTTATTTCGAAGATAGAAGACCTGCTTCCAATATAGATCCTTACTTGGTTACTGGTATTATGGTTGAAACCATTTGTGGTTCCATTCCAGATGCTGATATGTTCAAAGAATATGCTAGAGAATCTTCTGATTAA
- a CDS encoding DEHA2G19184p (similar to uniprot|P41807 Saccharomyces cerevisiae YPR036W VMA13 vacuolar ATPase V1 domain subunit H (54 kDa)) — protein MTVEFTPLIIDSNHLSDCKKIIRERIIPWEGLARADVISEDDANLIKILEKQSPENKRSTVLSELQLYTNTILNLLNKLEINSRDDVLKNVLVLINDLLMELPNQEFIDSSLALNKLDQSLPFYPFLKHTQNNDIIIKALCLYNLTILLTKANYRARHLKVDKEILIQIFELLSSDSFIGNSQDLNLQIIGIQLLQELVILKPFKQVYQETHLVANFKPINQLIAFQIKRPNSSNLQLLYNFLLTTWILSFSPQINRVLVHHYPELIGSLLTISKDSIKLKIVRMSVSILKNFISLAVSSNEQFKTIKLVLFHDGLNSIKLLQERKFASNGSDEELSNDLNYLYDTLSEIVNNKLTSFDEYLTELENPNLISWSSPTHKSEQFWINNSGKFKDSSFKLTKKLFDTLSSSNQNDAIKVVLLNDLQCLIKNLGDDIINFINNEKNGQYKMLIMNYLEGSSDNNELKYEALKTIQLLVGHNF, from the exons ATGACTGTGGAATTT ACTCCTTTAATTATTGATAGTAATCATTTATCCGATTGTAAGAAAATCATTAGAGAAAGGATTATCCCTTGGGAAGGGTTAGCAAGAGCAGATGTCATTAGCGAAGATGATGCGAACCTTATCAAGATATTAGAGAAGCAATCACCAGAAAACAAGAGATCTACTGTTTTATCTGAGTTACAATTATACACCAATactatattaaatttattgaataaattagaaatcaATTCGAGAGATGatgtattgaaaaatgttTTGGTATTGATTAATGACCTATTAATGGAATTGCCTAACcaagaatttattgacTCGTCATTGgctttaaataaattggaTCAATCATTACCATTTTATCCCTTTTTAAAGCATACACAGAACAATGACATAATTATTAAGGCTTTGTGTTTGTACAATTTGACTATATTATTGACTAAGGCAAATTACCGAGCGAGACATCTCAAGGTCGATAAGGAGATTTTAATACAAATTTTCGAGCTCTTATCGTCAGATTCCTTTATTGGTAATAGCCAAGATttaaatttgcaaataatCGGTATCCAGTTATTACAAGAATTGGTAATCTTAAAACCATTCAAACAGGTTTATCAAGAGACTCATTTGGTTGCGAACTTTAAACCAATTAACCAATTAATTGCGTTTCAAATTAAAAGGccaaattcatcaaatttacAATTACTCTATAACTTTTTATTAACCACTTGGATCTTATCGTTTAGTCCACAAATCAACCGTGTTTTGGTACATCATTATCCAGAATTAATTGGTAGTCTCTTGacaatttcaaaagattcgatcaaattgaaaatcgTTAGAATGTCTGTTTCgattttaaaaaattttatctCCTTGGCAGTATCTAGTAATGAACAATTTAAGACCATCAAATTGGTATTATTCCATGATGGGttgaattcaatcaaaCTTTTgcaagaaagaaaatttgcCTCTAATGGTAGTGACGAAGAATTATctaatgatttgaattatttgtatgACACTTTGTCGGAAATTGTGAATAATAAGTTAACATCATTCGACGAGTATTTGACGGAATTAGAGAATCCGAATTTGATCTCGTGGTCTTCTCCAACTCACAAATCAGAACAATTTTGGATAAACAATTCGGgaaaattcaaagattcttcttttaagttaacaaagaaattatttgacACCTTATCTTCAAGCAATCAGAATGATGCTATAAAGGTTgttttattgaatgatttGCAATGTTTAATTAAGAACTTAGGGGATGACATCATTaacttcattaataatgagAAGAATGGTCAGTACAAAATGTTAATCATGAATTACTTAGAAGGTAGTagtgataataatgaattaaaatatgaGGCTTTGAAAACAATTCAGTTGTTAGTCGGTCATAACTTTTAG